A window from Marinagarivorans cellulosilyticus encodes these proteins:
- the grxC gene encoding glutaredoxin 3, which yields MSITVYSKQFCPYCVMAKRLLVSKGANFTEIKVDSDDAMLKKMMADSGQRTVPQIWIGQTHVGGYDDLAELQQKGQLDALLATEG from the coding sequence ATGAGTATCACCGTGTACAGCAAGCAGTTTTGCCCTTATTGTGTAATGGCTAAGCGCTTATTGGTGAGCAAAGGCGCTAACTTTACCGAAATTAAAGTGGATAGCGACGATGCGATGCTGAAAAAAATGATGGCTGATAGTGGCCAGCGAACAGTACCGCAAATATGGATCGGTCAAACCCATGTTGGCGGCTACGACGACTTAGCTGAGCTTCAGCAAAAGGGCCAGCTAGACGCACTTTTAGCCACAGAGGGTTGA
- the secB gene encoding protein-export chaperone SecB, with amino-acid sequence MADDNNAQGQAQGPQFMLQRIYLKDMSFEAPQGIEAFKQQWNPKIGQDLNTTSSKVDENHYEVVLKLTINVTIDEKTIFLVEVQQAGLFLAKDIEGQQLAQLLNTMCPQILFPYAREAVDSCALKGGFPALALPPINFEALFARAVQQQQQQAATPETTN; translated from the coding sequence ATGGCAGACGATAATAACGCACAAGGTCAAGCACAAGGCCCGCAGTTCATGTTACAGCGCATTTACCTTAAAGATATGTCCTTTGAGGCGCCACAAGGTATTGAAGCGTTTAAGCAGCAGTGGAACCCAAAAATCGGCCAAGATTTAAACACTACTTCAAGCAAAGTTGACGAAAACCACTACGAAGTGGTTTTAAAGTTGACCATCAATGTCACTATTGATGAAAAAACCATCTTCTTGGTTGAAGTACAGCAAGCCGGCTTATTCTTGGCAAAAGACATTGAAGGCCAGCAATTAGCGCAATTGCTAAACACCATGTGCCCACAAATCTTATTCCCATATGCGCGTGAAGCCGTTGATAGCTGCGCATTAAAAGGCGGCTTCCCAGCATTAGCTTTACCGCCTATTAATTTTGAAGCTTTGTTTGCGCGCGCTGTTCAACAGCAGCAACAGCAAGCGGCAACACCTGAAACAACTAATTAA
- a CDS encoding ribosome-inactivating family protein: protein MKQVFEVRLDNNFKRDIGRLQMAFNSLADRTLAVCSGGQAYTRIKIIAPVKYGVSPVTLLVNDSNIYMQAFYNDNGAFYLNTYNGLRLQTQERDSLPWSHVNFNDDSYDSLGMTDRAYHKVITKDRIMAALQKLSTQKVRAGGHYGEIREALGILVLVVCESIRFRPLRDSFSDALSGGAHLLTVGEVMRYAKNWEKLCAKGHSHLICVPLPKALESGAIKPVRTEPSYLRHTGLSG from the coding sequence ATGAAGCAAGTTTTTGAGGTAAGGCTAGACAATAACTTCAAGCGTGATATTGGGCGCTTGCAAATGGCGTTTAATAGCCTTGCAGATCGAACACTGGCTGTTTGCTCGGGCGGCCAGGCTTATACGCGCATTAAAATTATTGCGCCGGTTAAATATGGTGTATCGCCAGTTACGTTATTGGTTAACGATAGCAATATTTACATGCAGGCTTTTTATAATGATAACGGTGCTTTTTACTTAAACACCTACAATGGCCTACGTTTGCAAACGCAAGAGCGCGATAGCTTGCCTTGGTCGCATGTTAACTTTAACGACGATAGTTATGATAGCTTGGGTATGACTGATCGCGCGTACCACAAAGTCATCACAAAAGATCGCATTATGGCTGCGCTGCAGAAGCTGAGCACACAAAAGGTTAGGGCAGGTGGCCATTATGGTGAAATTCGCGAGGCCTTAGGTATTTTGGTTTTGGTGGTTTGCGAGTCCATTCGGTTTAGGCCATTACGCGATAGCTTTAGTGATGCATTGAGTGGCGGCGCGCACCTTTTAACGGTTGGTGAGGTAATGCGCTACGCCAAAAACTGGGAAAAGCTGTGTGCCAAAGGGCATAGCCACTTGATTTGTGTGCCCTTGCCCAAAGCGCTAGAAAGTGGCGCAATAAAACCCGTACGTACAGAGCCTAGTTATTTGCGCCACACAGGGTTGAGTGGCTAA
- a CDS encoding RsmB/NOP family class I SAM-dependent RNA methyltransferase, translated as MTKRRTPVNRSNKPSHRNGSNSRPQRNAATEHSDHYSPEVRIANQMRQALALWQEWLDQRNWYQLDRWLKHTLGKNRKYGKRDRLFYGDVLFNAARFGYWAANVITLKNTMSAGATAAQSVSRFSELTPDAFSLKEQLGLLSQSSSGETLLALCQWRAHCEQPLPQALSEYQASVQALQQYQHDDLAGTLVWHGIPTSYAQQLETLKRNGSDDALRSFLAAQDTRPPLWLRLNHENKRTEVMTELAEFYKAQEDGRAISIEGERGVFGLDCYKNGWVEIQDWASQQLALKVDATPGQKVWDACAGGGGKTLAIAAPLKNKGAVWATDIREHKLIEVKRRAKQAEFYNIRTAPWDGEAPLRLPKEIANDGGFDWVLVDGPCSSSGTWRRNPDAKLRNTGEDLTKLTQLQLQLLTHASKSVKTGGKLVYGTCSFFDSENSAIVDEFLTNNPEWSLKSSELMGCPNNNSDTLFAAVLQAP; from the coding sequence GTGACCAAACGACGCACACCCGTAAACCGCTCCAACAAACCAAGCCATCGCAATGGCAGTAACTCGCGACCACAGCGCAACGCTGCAACAGAGCACTCCGATCACTACTCCCCCGAAGTCCGTATTGCCAACCAAATGCGCCAAGCACTTGCGCTATGGCAAGAATGGTTAGATCAACGCAATTGGTACCAATTGGATCGCTGGCTCAAACACACACTGGGTAAAAACCGTAAATACGGCAAGCGCGACCGCCTTTTTTATGGTGATGTTCTTTTTAATGCCGCACGCTTTGGTTACTGGGCTGCAAACGTTATTACCCTCAAAAACACTATGTCGGCTGGCGCTACCGCCGCGCAAAGCGTCAGCCGTTTTAGCGAGCTAACCCCCGATGCCTTTAGCTTAAAAGAACAGCTAGGCTTGTTAAGCCAAAGCTCTAGTGGCGAAACCTTATTAGCGCTTTGCCAATGGCGCGCCCATTGCGAGCAACCCTTACCGCAAGCGCTTAGCGAATATCAAGCTAGCGTGCAGGCACTGCAACAATACCAACACGATGATTTAGCCGGCACACTGGTATGGCACGGCATTCCTACAAGCTATGCACAGCAATTAGAAACCCTAAAACGCAACGGCAGCGATGATGCATTGCGTTCTTTTTTAGCTGCGCAAGATACACGCCCCCCGCTATGGCTACGTCTTAACCACGAAAATAAACGCACCGAGGTTATGACCGAACTAGCCGAGTTTTACAAAGCACAAGAAGATGGCAGAGCCATTTCTATCGAAGGTGAACGCGGTGTGTTTGGCCTAGATTGTTATAAAAACGGCTGGGTAGAAATTCAAGACTGGGCCTCGCAACAGCTTGCGCTGAAAGTCGACGCAACACCAGGACAAAAAGTGTGGGATGCCTGCGCAGGCGGCGGCGGAAAAACCCTGGCCATTGCTGCGCCGCTAAAAAATAAAGGCGCCGTATGGGCAACTGACATTCGTGAGCACAAACTGATCGAGGTAAAACGCCGCGCCAAACAAGCCGAGTTTTACAATATTCGCACAGCACCATGGGATGGCGAAGCACCTTTACGCTTGCCTAAAGAAATTGCCAACGATGGCGGTTTTGACTGGGTATTAGTGGACGGGCCTTGCAGCTCCAGCGGCACATGGCGCCGCAACCCGGATGCCAAATTACGCAATACCGGCGAAGATCTCACTAAGCTGACGCAGCTTCAGCTTCAGCTACTCACCCACGCCAGTAAAAGCGTGAAAACGGGGGGCAAATTGGTTTATGGCACCTGCTCTTTTTTCGACAGCGAAAACAGCGCTATCGTGGACGAATTTCTAACCAACAATCCAGAGTGGTCCTTAAAATCTAGCGAGCTTATGGGGTGCCCAAACAACAATAGCGATACACTCTTTGCAGCAGTGCTACAGGCGCCGTAA
- a CDS encoding alpha/beta hydrolase, with protein MQRYLKVGRVVAWLFVTFLALPVAAMDVRTNVQLTPDHLPQEGVPKGRLEGPFGFYSTVFDNTVRRYWIFVPAQYDKSKPASLLVFQDGQRATNPSGSLRVPQVMENLIAKGEMPVTIGVFVTPGHKAKYYPDNLGMSNPSQRAQEYDALDDRYARMLIEELLPLVGKRYHLTTDPEQRVIGGTSSGAIAAFTAAWQRPDYFRKVFSGIGSYVSIGFKPTEKPIKLGGQDYPALIRREAIRPLKIFFQDGINDIDNEWGNWFLANQQMIKALDYANRHADNQKIGGARYQFTHVWTDGEHNDSHPGALLPEGLRWLWQSEPEEKTPL; from the coding sequence ATGCAGAGGTATCTGAAGGTTGGTCGAGTAGTGGCATGGCTGTTTGTTACGTTTTTAGCTTTGCCTGTCGCAGCAATGGATGTGCGCACAAATGTACAACTAACACCAGATCATCTCCCACAGGAAGGCGTACCCAAAGGTCGATTAGAAGGCCCTTTTGGTTTTTATAGTACGGTGTTTGATAATACCGTAAGGCGTTATTGGATATTTGTTCCTGCGCAATACGATAAAAGCAAGCCTGCCAGCTTACTGGTTTTTCAAGACGGCCAAAGAGCAACAAACCCCAGTGGCTCTTTGCGTGTGCCGCAAGTTATGGAAAACTTAATCGCCAAAGGGGAGATGCCCGTGACCATAGGGGTGTTTGTTACGCCTGGGCACAAAGCTAAATACTATCCCGATAATTTAGGTATGAGCAATCCGAGTCAGCGCGCGCAAGAGTACGATGCCCTTGATGACCGTTATGCACGCATGCTTATTGAGGAGCTTCTGCCTTTGGTTGGCAAGCGTTACCATTTAACAACTGATCCAGAGCAGCGCGTTATTGGTGGCACTAGTAGTGGTGCTATTGCTGCGTTTACAGCGGCTTGGCAGCGGCCAGATTATTTTCGCAAAGTATTTAGCGGAATCGGCAGTTATGTATCCATAGGCTTTAAGCCTACCGAAAAGCCTATCAAGTTGGGTGGGCAAGATTACCCTGCATTAATTCGTCGCGAGGCTATTCGGCCGCTAAAAATATTTTTTCAAGATGGCATTAACGATATTGATAATGAATGGGGCAATTGGTTTTTAGCCAATCAGCAGATGATAAAAGCATTGGATTACGCTAATCGGCATGCCGACAACCAAAAAATTGGCGGTGCGCGTTATCAATTTACCCATGTCTGGACGGATGGTGAGCATAATGATAGCCATCCAGGGGCGTTATTACCCGAAGGCTTGCGCTGGCTGTGGCAAAGCGAGCCGGAAGAAAAAACACCGTTATAA
- a CDS encoding methyl-accepting chemotaxis protein — protein sequence MNLSVIHRIAGGYLFILACLIAIAVAGLSRITSINQNLQEVSRQAAPIGDTTAQLADELALANLLMYQHYNSTDPQQALDFEARFAEFKSNYQRLSQQLSEKLQQVAGGDGEIERLDRIAKKANEVFASVDRLMTLNRESLLGLSRLLSLKEEIKTAENELHTVFERLKVIELSAQERPLIHEAILEVNRGVSLATYIALTTRFDEYNQLSNQFAKWLERYVELGYQLKGLEQQSQHLAPELIELGDKVSHLVWIVARNHGLLESQSGYLGNETVMEKSLANNEKDIKLIRTEFAIVGGFAKNYTNRLASNAANTVDGGRTTILAISAVAILACLIIAFLVVRSIRSPLKYVVSVLESMATGDLSQSIVVSKKDEFGLLQGSAKTLSENLQAMIQSIRSQSLFIMESVDQTRTITEKSLNNVNTQQEQTEMVAAAMHEMSVSISEVSRNAEDAFEKMVGAHENAELSQQKIIENKEKSLLLQDEMNNACGVINDLDGDVHKIEEIIQVIEGIAEQTNLLALNAAIEAARAGDQGRGFAVVADEVRTLAKRTRLSTEEIKSNIHHLLEGSRNAVDVIQRSQQKTQDSVASAELISRQIEEIVTMISNAKNLNMQIATSSEEQSRTSKDIDRNVDRITSLSHDTADGAEQTQRQVDGLHRSTHELEALVEKFTL from the coding sequence ATGAATTTGTCGGTTATTCACCGCATTGCGGGCGGTTACCTTTTTATTTTGGCGTGCTTGATTGCTATTGCCGTTGCAGGGCTGTCGCGCATTACAAGCATTAATCAAAATTTGCAGGAGGTCTCTCGTCAAGCGGCGCCTATTGGTGATACCACCGCACAGCTAGCTGACGAACTGGCGCTTGCTAACCTCTTAATGTACCAACATTACAACAGTACCGATCCGCAGCAAGCCCTCGATTTTGAAGCGCGCTTTGCTGAATTTAAAAGTAATTATCAGCGTTTATCACAGCAATTATCGGAAAAGCTGCAGCAGGTCGCCGGCGGTGACGGCGAGATAGAGCGGCTAGATCGAATCGCCAAAAAAGCCAACGAAGTCTTTGCCAGCGTAGATCGTTTAATGACTTTAAACCGCGAAAGCCTTTTAGGGTTAAGCCGGTTGTTAAGTTTAAAAGAAGAAATTAAAACGGCAGAAAACGAACTGCATACTGTTTTTGAACGGCTCAAAGTTATTGAGCTTTCGGCGCAAGAAAGGCCATTAATACACGAAGCTATATTAGAGGTTAATCGGGGTGTTTCACTAGCCACCTATATTGCTTTAACCACGCGCTTTGATGAATACAACCAGCTGAGTAATCAGTTTGCTAAATGGTTGGAGCGTTATGTAGAGCTGGGTTATCAGTTAAAGGGACTAGAGCAACAAAGCCAGCATCTAGCGCCAGAACTAATAGAGCTAGGCGATAAAGTCAGCCACCTTGTTTGGATTGTGGCGCGTAACCACGGCTTGTTGGAGTCTCAATCGGGGTATTTAGGTAATGAGACTGTCATGGAGAAAAGCCTCGCCAATAACGAAAAAGACATCAAGCTTATTCGTACAGAATTTGCGATTGTGGGTGGGTTTGCTAAAAACTATACCAACCGTTTAGCCAGTAACGCTGCAAATACCGTTGATGGCGGCAGAACAACGATTCTTGCAATTAGTGCCGTAGCAATTTTGGCTTGCCTTATTATTGCGTTTCTTGTGGTTCGCAGTATTCGATCCCCGCTTAAATATGTGGTGTCGGTATTAGAAAGTATGGCAACCGGGGATTTATCTCAATCGATAGTTGTTTCAAAGAAAGATGAATTTGGTTTATTGCAAGGCTCGGCAAAAACGCTGAGCGAAAATTTGCAAGCTATGATCCAGTCTATTCGTTCGCAATCGCTCTTTATTATGGAGTCGGTTGATCAAACCCGCACAATCACCGAAAAATCGTTAAATAATGTAAACACCCAGCAAGAGCAAACAGAGATGGTTGCTGCGGCTATGCATGAAATGTCCGTTTCTATTAGTGAGGTTTCGCGCAACGCTGAAGATGCTTTTGAAAAAATGGTGGGCGCTCATGAAAATGCTGAACTCAGCCAACAAAAAATTATTGAAAACAAAGAAAAGTCACTACTGCTGCAAGATGAAATGAACAATGCTTGCGGTGTCATTAATGATTTGGATGGTGATGTTCATAAGATCGAGGAAATTATTCAGGTTATTGAAGGCATTGCAGAGCAGACAAACCTATTAGCCTTAAATGCAGCTATCGAAGCTGCACGCGCGGGCGACCAAGGGCGAGGCTTTGCGGTAGTGGCTGACGAAGTAAGAACATTGGCTAAGCGAACGCGACTATCAACTGAAGAGATTAAGTCGAATATTCACCACCTATTGGAAGGGTCGCGTAATGCGGTTGATGTTATTCAACGCTCGCAACAAAAAACGCAGGATTCTGTTGCCAGTGCAGAGTTGATTTCGCGGCAAATAGAGGAAATTGTGACGATGATTTCCAATGCCAAAAATTTAAATATGCAAATTGCAACGTCTTCAGAAGAGCAAAGCCGAACATCAAAAGATATTGACCGCAATGTTGATAGGATTACATCGCTATCGCACGATACGGCTGATGGTGCCGAACAAACACAGCGGCAAGTTGATGGCTTGCACCGCTCTACCCACGAACTAGAAGCGCTTGTGGAGAAATTTACCTTATGA